The Streptomyces sp. NBC_00459 DNA segment CCGCCAGCGTGCCGTACAGCATGCCGACCGCCCAGCCGGCCAGCAGGGCCCAGCGGTGGAACCAGCGGGTGAACAGGCCGCCGACCAGGGCCGGGAAGGTCTGCAGGATCCAGATGCCGCCCAGCAGCTGGAAGTTGATGGCGACCGTCTTGTCCATGGTCAGCACGAAGATCAGCGCGCCCACCTTCACCAGCAGCGAGACCAGCTTGGAGACCTTGGTCTCCTGCGCCGGTGTCGCGTCGGGCTTGAGGAAGTCCTTGTAGATGTTGCGGGTGAAGAGGTTCGCCGCCGCGATGGACATGATGGCCGCCGGGACGAGGGCACCGATGCCGATCGCCGCGAAGGCCACACCCGCGAACCAGGACGGGAACATGTCCTCGAAGAGCTGCGGGATCGCCAACTGGGGGTTGGTGACCTTGACCCCGGCCGCGATCGCCATGAAGCCCAGCAGCGCCAGCAGCCCGAGCATCAGGGAGTAGAGCGGCAGGATCGTGGTGTTGCGGCGGATCACCTCACGGCTCCTGGAGGACAGGGTCGCCGTGATCGAGTGCGGGTACATGAACAGCGCGAGCGCGGAACCCAGCGCCAGCGTGGCGTAGGTCCACTGGCCGGCCTCGGCGGGGATCAGGGCGCCCGCCTTGGCGGCGGTGTACTTCTCGCTCGCCGCGCCGAAGACCTCGTCGAACCCGCCCAGCTTGATCGGGATGTAGATGATCGCCACCGCGATGACGATGTAGATCAGCGTGTCCTTCACGAACGCGATCAGGGCGGGGGCCCGCAGACCCGAGGAGTACGTGTAGGCCGCCAGCACGCCGAACGCGATCAGCAGCGGGAGGTCCTTCACGAA contains these protein-coding regions:
- the mctP gene encoding monocarboxylate uptake permease MctP, coding for MNDGVNGVALAVFIIFFLAVTVIGFMASRWRRAENENSLDEWGLGGRSFGTWVTWFLLGGDLYTAYTFVAVPAAIYAAGAAGFFAVPYTILVYPLIFTFLPRLWSVSHKHGYVTTSDFVRGRFGSKGLSLAVAVTGILATMPYIALQLVGIQAVLDVMGVGGGENTNWFVKDLPLLIAFGVLAAYTYSSGLRAPALIAFVKDTLIYIVIAVAIIYIPIKLGGFDEVFGAASEKYTAAKAGALIPAEAGQWTYATLALGSALALFMYPHSITATLSSRSREVIRRNTTILPLYSLMLGLLALLGFMAIAAGVKVTNPQLAIPQLFEDMFPSWFAGVAFAAIGIGALVPAAIMSIAAANLFTRNIYKDFLKPDATPAQETKVSKLVSLLVKVGALIFVLTMDKTVAINFQLLGGIWILQTFPALVGGLFTRWFHRWALLAGWAVGMLYGTLAAYGVASPTQKHFGGSSKEIPGIGEIGYIGLTAFVLNVVVTVVLTFALKALKAPDGVDQTKPSDYTADAGDPGVAVELPPATAGSAH